Proteins co-encoded in one Oncorhynchus kisutch isolate 150728-3 unplaced genomic scaffold, Okis_V2 scaffold1105, whole genome shotgun sequence genomic window:
- the LOC116352799 gene encoding uncharacterized protein LOC116352799 isoform X3: protein MDQYFHGVSKTCQQSSLEQGDMPSSFWRLTKLEIQILLNDVKHSINHMQGTLNTMQGQCIELQTAMSKFITAADVAVQRKEILRASGLIPEQKELILLMASITAQRKGIVPMSSVPAHREGILLTASVPVKNGNNHPQPPPIIPMVAPLWKWDGGPIVQDYEEKLALFLGLTHKQDQA from the exons ATGGACCAATATTTTCATGGAG TGAGCAAGACCTGCCAGCAGAGCTCACTGGAGCAGGGAGACATGCCGTCATCCTTTTGGCGCCTGACAAA GCTTGAGATTCAGATCCTGCTGAACGATGTTAAGCATTCGATTAACCACATGCAGGGGACGCTGAACACCATGCAGGGGCAGTGTATTGAGTTGCAGACTGCCATGTCTAAG TTCATCACAGCAGCTGATGTTGCTGTACAGAGGAAGGAGATCCTCCGAGCATCAGGCCTCATCCCTGAACAAAAGGAGTTGATCCTCCTCATGGCCAGTATCACTGCGCAGAGGAAGGGAATCGTCCCAATGTCCAGTGTCCCTGCACACAGGGAGGGGATCCTCCTCACAGCCAGTGTCCCTGTGAAGAATGGAAACAATCATCCACAACCACCTCCCATCATCCCCATGGTGGCACCACTGTGGAAATGggatggtggtccgatagtccaggattatgaggaaaaattggccctctttctgggactcacccacaaacaggaccaagcctga
- the LOC116352799 gene encoding uncharacterized protein LOC116352799 isoform X2, whose amino-acid sequence MVHFSASLEVAPWLGYSGIFTHDWTGLLDTLVQVSKTCQQSSLEQGDMPSSFWRLTKLEIQILLNDVKHSINHMQGTLNTMQGQCIELQTAMSKFITAADVAVQRKEILRASGLIPEQKELILLMASITAQRKGIVPMSSVPAHREGILLTASVPVKNGNNHPQPPPIIPMVAPLWKWDGGPIVQDYEEKLALFLGLTHKQDQA is encoded by the exons GTATCTTCACGCACGACTGGACAGGCCTTTTGGATACGCTTGTCCAAG TGAGCAAGACCTGCCAGCAGAGCTCACTGGAGCAGGGAGACATGCCGTCATCCTTTTGGCGCCTGACAAA GCTTGAGATTCAGATCCTGCTGAACGATGTTAAGCATTCGATTAACCACATGCAGGGGACGCTGAACACCATGCAGGGGCAGTGTATTGAGTTGCAGACTGCCATGTCTAAG TTCATCACAGCAGCTGATGTTGCTGTACAGAGGAAGGAGATCCTCCGAGCATCAGGCCTCATCCCTGAACAAAAGGAGTTGATCCTCCTCATGGCCAGTATCACTGCGCAGAGGAAGGGAATCGTCCCAATGTCCAGTGTCCCTGCACACAGGGAGGGGATCCTCCTCACAGCCAGTGTCCCTGTGAAGAATGGAAACAATCATCCACAACCACCTCCCATCATCCCCATGGTGGCACCACTGTGGAAATGggatggtggtccgatagtccaggattatgaggaaaaattggccctctttctgggactcacccacaaacaggaccaagcctga